Part of the bacterium genome is shown below.
CACGTTCTCGGTGCCCGTGGTCTGGATGTCGTCAATGAAGCCGCCGGAGAAGCACTGCTCCATGGTGATGATGCACTGGGAGAAGGAGATGGTGTCCAGTTCAGCGGCGAACTCGTCATCCTGCAGTTCTTCAAAGTTCCACAGATTGAGGTACACGTTGTCGCTGGCGCCGCCGCCGTGGTCGGTGGTGAAGATGAAGAGGCTGTCATTGGTGGTCACGGTCGCGGCCAGGTTGTCTAAGTACTGGAAGACGTAGGTCCGGGTGCAGGGGTCCTCGTAGTCCTGGTCGCCGTCACCGTCGAGGTCGGTGGGGGAGTTCGTGCCGTCGGAGCGGTCCACGGCCGGGTCGTCGCCGTCGGACATCAGGACGAAGATGTCGTTCTCGTCGTAGCCGTAGACGTTGATGAGCGTCCAGTACATGAAAGCCATGTCGTTCCAGTAGCGGATGTGGTTGTTGCCCTGACTGGCGCCGCCGCTCATGAGGAGCGCGTAGCGTACGCCGGCCCGGTCGCCGGGCTGGGGGATTATCGTGTCCAGGTACGCGCGGGCGGGCTGGACTTCCTCCAGGGTGGGGATGTGGTACTCGGCGTGATCCAGGCCGTCGTAGATGCGGCCGTCGGTGAGCTCGACCAGGTCGTCCTGGATGTACCTGGGGGGCGTGGAGACGTTCCAGGTGGTGATCCGTCCGTCTTCGGCGACGAAGAAGGCGCGCGCGGCGTGCTCCCAGTTGGCCGCCGGGTAATCGTCCACGAAGACGAAGTACCCCGGCTCGTCGGGGAGGGTTATCGAGTTGTGCCAGAACTCGATTTCGCCGCCGGTGAAGCTGTCGGGGTACACGTAGACCCGCTTGGCCTCGGTGTCGCCATTGAGAACGCGCTCGATGACCAACCCACCGGCTTCCTGCGGGGTCATGGCCGCCACGGCGCAGACGAGAAGGATCGAGATAAGGGCTATCTTTTTCATGTTCCTCCCATAAGGATTGGGTAATTGACCGGTGGGGTCACACCCGCGGGGCACACCTAAACCATGCGCGACCTTACACGGGTTTTCGTCGCGGGACTTCGCCATAGGTTAAGCTAGGAAAAAAAGAGGTCCGTGTCAAGGAAATACGTCACCGGCGCTATGCTACAATGGATTCGTTGGGTCTCTCCTGCGCCTTGAGGTCGGTCCGGGATGGAAAACAAGAAAGCGGCGAAGGACGACGTGGCCCGGGGGGGAAAAAAACGGTTCCTCTCGTGGGGGTTCACGGTGGGCCTTTTGGCCGGGGCCGTGGCCGCGACGTTCTCCGCCGCCGGCCTCCTGGACCGGCTCGAGGTGGGCGCCCGCGACCTGCAGTTCCAGCTGCGGGGGCCGGTGGAGCCCGATCCCGAAATCGCCCTCGTGACCATTGACCAGCGCTCGCTGACGGAGCTGGGGCGCTATCCCTGGCCCCGGGGCCTTTTGGCGCAGCTCGTCGAGCGGATTCACTCGGCGGACCCGGCCTGCCTGGCCCTGGACCTGGCCCTCCTGGAGCCGGACAACCCGGCCTCCGACGAGCGCCTGGCCGACGCCATCGGCATGGGCGTCACCGTTCTGCCGGTGTACCTTTCGCCGATTCCCGGTCAGCCGCTGAAATGGCTGGTCCCGGCGGCGCCCTTCGTCGCCAAGGCCCACTCGCTGGGTCACGTGGCGCTGGTTCCCGACCTGGACGGCGTTTACCGCACGCTGTACGCCTACCAGAGCTACGGCGGCCTATCGTACCCCGCCTTCTCCGCCGCCGCCGCCACCGCCTTCGGCGGGGGGAGGCTCGAACCGCTGTCCGCGCCCCTCGAGTCCGGGGTGAGCCAGGGCGAACGCTTGGACATCGCGTACCGGGGCCCCACGGGCACCTTCCCCACGTACAGCGCCGTGGCCGTCCTGCGCTCCGACGAAGCCCAGTTGAGGGAGTGGCTCCACGGTAAGCTGGTCTTCTTCGGCGCCTCGGCGGAGGGGCTGCACGACGCCGTCATCACCCCCTTCTCCCGGCTGGCGCCCATGCCGGCGGTGGAGGTGCACGCCAACGCGGCGGCGACGATTCTCGAGGGCGACGAGCCCACCGTCTGGCCGCGCTGGGTCCTCGTCGTCCTGTCCCTGTTCCTGGCGGCGGTCACCGGCGACCTCTTCGC
Proteins encoded:
- a CDS encoding CHASE2 domain-containing protein, whose product is MENKKAAKDDVARGGKKRFLSWGFTVGLLAGAVAATFSAAGLLDRLEVGARDLQFQLRGPVEPDPEIALVTIDQRSLTELGRYPWPRGLLAQLVERIHSADPACLALDLALLEPDNPASDERLADAIGMGVTVLPVYLSPIPGQPLKWLVPAAPFVAKAHSLGHVALVPDLDGVYRTLYAYQSYGGLSYPAFSAAAATAFGGGRLEPLSAPLESGVSQGERLDIAYRGPTGTFPTYSAVAVLRSDEAQLREWLHGKLVFFGASAEGLHDAVITPFSRLAPMPAVEVHANAAATILEGDEPTVWPRWVLVVLSLFLAAVTGDLFARFRPKVSIIVFCAFAVGYPLAAWGVFALANHFVPVVPGLLAGSLAFLFTSLGRLVSVNRALDKRLMDLELIVSDQLSREEPLTGAAEAATSLTYTLGLHGLLLRDTAGKLLFRQGEVGNPDDEPEPPLRVYRDNSAGTELCLFYSGTPSVNEAALLTSGARQFKRIFRPADGDVAWPLATLTREHTQAKLDILSHLEENLAASRLTLQHVLDAAAEVILLTSVYGVVRLANTAARELFAGDDGTREPKEIVGQSIYSLMPGQNLRQFLVDAVDGA